From Crateriforma spongiae, a single genomic window includes:
- a CDS encoding DUF58 domain-containing protein, with the protein MRDTTEFRQRRVQWICTRRCSLPYHEPSSWGRRDRENRRSTTVPAIHRRVDAGASTIGFTPARYGIVCLLMSDAHQNRSLSPTAAVDPAAVMRIKNLQLRAKAVVEGFYNGLHRSPYHGFSVEFSEYRPYTVGDDTRGLDWKLFARTDRYFIKKFEDETNRRCYLVVDQSRSMGYGSLEYSKMEYARTIAASLAYFLTLQRDSVGLLTFDETIGEFLSARHRPGHLHQLMQCLSRDVTGKGTDIAAPLEQMATLIRKRGLIVLLSDLLTPPETMRTNLAYLRSRGHEVIVLRILDPRELRFDLDQAGMVRDPETDQAIYLDPEEVRQHYQQHFDQHRTQLQAVCDSLGVPLHQWSTDTPPDEALFSVITDQQRRRSPASRNNAIRSAARGVGLGGGNA; encoded by the coding sequence GTGCGTGACACGACTGAATTCCGACAACGCCGCGTGCAATGGATTTGCACGCGGCGTTGTTCGTTGCCCTATCATGAACCATCGTCATGGGGACGCCGCGACCGGGAAAACCGCCGGTCGACCACGGTGCCGGCTATCCACCGCCGCGTCGACGCGGGGGCGTCCACCATTGGGTTCACTCCGGCTCGTTACGGAATCGTCTGTCTGTTGATGTCCGACGCCCACCAGAATCGTTCGCTATCGCCCACCGCTGCGGTGGACCCCGCCGCCGTGATGCGGATCAAGAATCTGCAGCTTCGTGCCAAAGCAGTGGTCGAAGGATTTTACAACGGTCTGCACCGGAGCCCCTACCATGGGTTCTCCGTTGAATTCAGCGAATACCGGCCGTACACCGTCGGCGACGATACCCGCGGGTTGGACTGGAAACTATTCGCCCGGACCGATCGCTATTTCATCAAAAAGTTCGAAGACGAAACGAACCGGCGATGCTATCTGGTGGTCGATCAAAGCCGATCGATGGGATACGGATCGCTGGAATACAGCAAGATGGAGTACGCGCGGACGATCGCGGCGTCCCTGGCGTACTTTTTGACGCTGCAACGTGACAGCGTCGGGCTGCTAACCTTCGATGAAACCATCGGCGAATTCCTCAGTGCTCGTCACCGCCCCGGCCACCTGCATCAGTTGATGCAGTGTCTGTCGCGCGACGTGACCGGCAAGGGAACGGACATCGCCGCCCCGCTGGAACAGATGGCGACGCTGATCCGCAAACGGGGACTGATCGTTCTGTTAAGCGATTTGTTGACGCCGCCGGAAACGATGCGGACGAATTTGGCGTACCTGCGCAGCCGCGGACACGAAGTGATCGTGTTGCGAATCCTGGACCCACGCGAATTGCGTTTCGATTTGGATCAAGCGGGCATGGTCCGGGATCCGGAAACCGACCAAGCGATCTACTTGGACCCCGAAGAAGTCCGCCAGCATTATCAGCAACACTTCGACCAGCATCGGACGCAGCTTCAGGCGGTGTGCGATTCACTGGGCGTCCCACTGCACCAATGGTCCACCGACACGCCACCCGATGAAGCCTTGTTCAGTGTCATCACGGATCAACAGCGGCGTCGTTCGCCGGCTTCCCGAAATAATGCGATTCGATCGGCCGCCCGCGGGGTTGGATTGGGCGGAGGGAATGCTTGA
- a CDS encoding BatA domain-containing protein — protein MSLLAPLYLIGATAIALPIILHLIRRKPKSQMTFSSLMFLRPSPPKLTKRSRLDDWPLLLIRALALLLIAIAFARPFLRSSQTTGLRDVGRNVVLMIDTSASMRRAGIPDAVRRHAQTLADQLGADDRISIIAFDSQPRTVVDFQQATAIELAARRQLILDAVDQSPPSWRHTDMAAALMEAADLVTVGLGDDDRPDQTQTLDELDDGIAVPTQVVLISDLQAGADLEALQAFAWPDNVRLDVRLVKPSGSTNASPRLLNRTDATSDLVAAADDAWRIRITNSENADHGNFRLAWGDSNAFQRSESELDIQVPPGQTRVVSMTPPKPGDATLILSGDDDDFDNTFYFVTPEVQRLTLLHVGDAQGPPQQRPGFYLSQVPLANADREVDFRDLSAADSAAIREVLRTEASAEEVTLPLVVLTAPVQSDVAEDLQSYVENGGHVVAAIGPSDDDAQWQQTLESIGDLSGVRISEATVDDYAMWSQIDFRDPLFKPMADPKFNDFSKIRFWAHRELIVDPPAENSVWKVPCRFDDGQIAIARRTLGKGRLTILTSGWDTEDSQLALSTKFIPLVFAWFEASDTVAADQGNARVVGIPDAAGIVWEAPGIQKSDDGDATVAVNLPASESRTEPLDLASLENLGIPLGKVESATTVAMKDRQLRDVELESEQGLWRMALLVALGLIACETVYSAIRRQVESTEMV, from the coding sequence ATGAGTCTGTTGGCACCGCTGTATTTGATCGGCGCGACCGCGATCGCGTTGCCCATCATCTTGCATTTGATTCGACGTAAACCCAAGTCGCAGATGACTTTCAGTTCGCTGATGTTCTTGCGGCCGTCGCCGCCCAAGCTGACCAAACGCAGCCGACTGGACGACTGGCCGTTGCTGTTGATTCGGGCGTTGGCGTTGCTGTTGATCGCGATCGCATTCGCCAGGCCCTTCTTGCGATCATCCCAGACCACCGGGTTGCGGGATGTCGGCCGAAACGTCGTTTTGATGATCGATACCAGTGCAAGCATGCGTCGAGCGGGAATCCCCGATGCGGTCCGGCGACATGCCCAAACGTTGGCGGATCAGCTGGGGGCCGACGATAGGATCAGCATCATCGCCTTTGATTCACAGCCACGGACCGTGGTCGATTTCCAACAGGCCACGGCGATCGAATTGGCGGCACGTCGTCAATTGATTTTGGATGCCGTGGACCAGTCCCCACCATCGTGGCGCCACACCGATATGGCCGCCGCGTTGATGGAAGCCGCCGATTTGGTCACCGTTGGTTTGGGCGACGACGACCGTCCCGATCAAACGCAAACGCTGGATGAGCTGGACGACGGCATCGCCGTTCCCACGCAAGTGGTGTTGATCAGCGATCTGCAGGCCGGGGCGGACTTGGAAGCATTGCAGGCGTTCGCTTGGCCGGACAACGTTCGGTTGGATGTTCGTTTGGTCAAGCCGTCTGGATCCACCAACGCATCCCCGCGACTTTTGAACCGAACCGACGCGACGTCGGATCTTGTGGCCGCGGCCGACGATGCGTGGCGGATACGCATCACGAATTCGGAAAACGCCGACCACGGAAACTTTCGTTTGGCGTGGGGCGATTCTAACGCATTCCAGCGTTCCGAATCCGAATTGGACATCCAGGTGCCACCGGGACAGACACGTGTCGTGTCGATGACGCCGCCCAAGCCAGGTGACGCCACGCTGATCTTGTCGGGTGACGACGACGATTTTGATAACACGTTCTATTTCGTCACGCCCGAGGTGCAGCGTTTGACACTGTTGCACGTGGGCGATGCTCAGGGACCGCCGCAACAGCGTCCGGGCTTCTACCTATCACAGGTGCCCTTGGCCAACGCCGATCGCGAAGTCGACTTTCGTGATCTGTCTGCCGCCGATTCGGCAGCGATCCGAGAGGTCTTGCGAACCGAAGCTTCAGCGGAAGAAGTGACGCTGCCCTTGGTCGTTCTGACGGCTCCGGTGCAATCGGATGTCGCTGAAGACTTGCAGTCCTATGTTGAAAACGGCGGCCATGTGGTTGCCGCCATTGGTCCATCGGACGACGACGCCCAGTGGCAACAGACGCTGGAATCCATCGGCGATTTGTCCGGTGTCCGGATCAGCGAGGCGACCGTCGACGATTATGCGATGTGGAGCCAAATTGATTTTCGAGACCCTTTGTTCAAGCCGATGGCGGATCCCAAGTTCAATGATTTTTCCAAAATTCGGTTTTGGGCACATCGCGAATTGATCGTGGATCCGCCCGCCGAGAATTCTGTGTGGAAAGTGCCGTGTCGTTTTGATGATGGACAGATCGCGATCGCCAGACGCACGTTGGGCAAGGGGCGATTGACCATCCTGACCTCTGGCTGGGACACCGAGGACAGTCAATTGGCGTTGTCCACCAAATTCATACCGCTGGTGTTCGCTTGGTTTGAAGCCAGCGACACGGTGGCCGCCGATCAAGGAAACGCTCGGGTCGTCGGGATTCCCGACGCCGCGGGGATTGTCTGGGAAGCGCCTGGAATTCAAAAGTCGGACGACGGCGACGCCACGGTCGCCGTGAATTTGCCGGCGTCGGAATCACGGACCGAACCGTTGGACTTGGCTTCATTGGAAAATCTCGGCATCCCGCTGGGCAAAGTGGAATCTGCAACGACGGTCGCCATGAAAGACCGGCAATTGCGGGATGTGGAATTGGAATCGGAACAAGGGTTGTGGCGGATGGCATTGCTGGTCGCACTCGGGCTGATTGCCTGTGAGACGGTTTATAGCGCCATCCGACGTCAGGTCGAATCGACGGAGATGGTGTGA
- a CDS encoding DUF4175 family protein yields the protein MQRSTSDAMSKNAANLSQHQSGRKSAGSLRRRLDTVSARYRSRLRWRFVAGIGIGVALFAMAVWYGLTQGAGAEATPQDWAVAMGVATLVALIVMWWMTRRGYRDLHSMAERLESRYPSLGQRLMTAVKVLEIPPDRYGYLQQRLLDEVNHHGSVYRWNNVVSGKDLWFSRLAGLGAVGVLSLLLFQLGNLPMPSSATASSSSNLSDTTWDVQPGDVEIERGTGLVVTARRKGATESLPDDAILLRQNEDESREELPMRRNLNDDVLGTLISGVDQPMKYQVVIRGDATRPQRSSPIYDVQVFDYPALVRSDATLAYPGYTNLPEKKIQDTRRVAAVEGTKLTWDLTINKVVRQAMLIDEQGQSISLTALASDVPVLRFDTTLVKSGRYKLRLIDDKDRENKTPDDLVIRVLPNKPPEIKLDKPRDLIVSALEEVNLSAKVRDSFRITRAGLSFRHNGDETEVVLAEDIDGNQTKPIEYLLTLEDLSAQPDDLITYHFWAEDIGPDGQTRRTTSDLFLAEVRPFEEIFREGQSPPGGQPSQNNQNQQNGQQAEQIADLQKQVINATWGLIRRSKSDPTVSVDAAVVAESQTEAMTQLDEMAKQLQDNRSQQFAAEGLSLMERSAKTLSNVAESIDMQGEERVQTLRDALDAQQSAYQKLLQLRGREFQVSRSQQNRSQSSSSGSQSQNRQRRLQQLQLESDPSRYESQQQAESPSEPAEQRETRQVLNRLRELARRQQDLNQQLATLQSALQNAEDDEERQQLQRQLERLRQQQEELLRETDELNQRMQSPVNQSQMSQQSQQLEQTRENVRQASEALQQSDVGGALSAGKRAEREFEQLRDEVRQQAAGQFDDQMRQLQQQARDLEQQQREINEGQREESSQRQPGLRREQGDDSLLQQIRRQREDLDDLMDQIQDTVQQAETAEPLLAQKLYDGYRRGKQSRIDQALSNMDQLVQRGFEDESRPLGEQALQAIETLRQDVDQAAESVLGDPTEGLRRAADKLERLDESLKTERGDRQASAEDTASGEASSEEQASSDGRRTDDEGSRQNPDGPDTPSGEDSGTSPGQRPQAQQQSDQQQGQRSQSQRSQGQQQQQQQQQQGRSGQGQASDGQSEQSQPRERQPGQAGQRPPQASSDGQRGGTSQSPQQGTPRQRPSLRGGPAPNDRRGAEGGGGQIMHGGESPDEGRPMAGPFNGNAYSEWTDELRDVEEMLETPELRSRATQIRDRARELRREQIRHSQPPQWEVVDEMIATPLRELRRAVREELMRRTAEKNSKVPIDRDPVPGRFADAVQRYYENLGSGQVSSGDRQP from the coding sequence ATGCAGCGTTCAACGTCGGACGCAATGTCCAAAAATGCGGCCAACCTGAGCCAACATCAGTCGGGCCGAAAGAGCGCCGGCAGTCTGCGTCGCCGTTTGGATACGGTGTCGGCGCGTTATCGATCACGGTTGCGCTGGCGTTTCGTCGCCGGCATCGGGATCGGCGTGGCGTTGTTTGCCATGGCGGTTTGGTATGGCCTGACCCAAGGTGCCGGTGCCGAAGCGACGCCCCAGGATTGGGCGGTCGCGATGGGAGTGGCCACGCTAGTGGCTTTGATCGTGATGTGGTGGATGACCCGTCGCGGTTATCGTGATTTGCACTCGATGGCGGAACGATTGGAATCACGTTATCCGTCGTTGGGCCAGCGACTGATGACCGCCGTCAAGGTGTTGGAGATTCCGCCGGATCGATACGGCTATCTCCAGCAACGTTTGTTGGATGAAGTCAACCATCACGGCAGCGTCTACCGCTGGAACAATGTGGTTAGCGGCAAAGACCTTTGGTTCAGCCGTCTCGCGGGACTTGGTGCGGTGGGGGTGTTGTCGCTGTTGTTGTTCCAATTGGGGAACCTGCCGATGCCTTCGTCGGCCACCGCTTCGTCATCGTCCAATCTGTCTGACACGACTTGGGATGTTCAGCCCGGTGACGTGGAGATCGAACGTGGAACCGGTTTGGTGGTCACCGCCCGTCGCAAAGGTGCAACCGAATCACTGCCGGACGATGCGATCCTGTTGCGGCAAAACGAAGATGAATCGCGCGAAGAATTGCCAATGCGGCGCAACTTGAACGACGACGTTTTGGGGACGCTGATATCAGGCGTCGACCAGCCGATGAAGTACCAAGTCGTCATTCGCGGCGATGCGACACGTCCGCAACGTTCCAGTCCGATCTATGACGTTCAGGTTTTCGACTATCCGGCGTTGGTCCGCAGCGACGCGACGTTGGCCTATCCCGGGTACACAAACTTGCCGGAAAAGAAGATCCAAGACACGCGGCGTGTGGCAGCCGTCGAAGGAACCAAGTTGACCTGGGATTTGACGATCAACAAGGTCGTTCGGCAAGCCATGCTGATCGATGAACAGGGCCAGTCGATTTCGCTGACCGCATTGGCATCCGATGTTCCGGTGCTGCGTTTCGACACCACTTTGGTCAAAAGTGGACGCTATAAGTTGCGGCTGATCGACGACAAAGATCGCGAAAACAAAACGCCCGACGATCTTGTGATCCGAGTGCTGCCCAACAAGCCTCCGGAAATCAAACTGGACAAGCCTCGTGATTTGATCGTGTCCGCTTTGGAAGAAGTCAATCTGTCGGCCAAGGTTCGCGACAGTTTTCGTATCACTCGGGCGGGCCTTTCTTTTCGTCACAACGGCGACGAAACCGAAGTCGTCTTGGCCGAAGACATCGACGGCAACCAGACGAAGCCCATTGAATATTTATTGACGCTCGAAGATCTGTCGGCACAGCCGGACGATCTGATCACTTATCACTTTTGGGCCGAAGACATTGGACCCGATGGCCAGACGCGGCGAACCACCAGTGACCTGTTCTTGGCCGAAGTTCGACCGTTCGAAGAAATCTTTCGCGAAGGCCAATCGCCGCCCGGTGGTCAGCCCAGCCAAAACAACCAGAACCAACAAAACGGCCAGCAAGCCGAGCAAATCGCGGACTTGCAAAAACAAGTTATCAATGCGACATGGGGGCTGATTCGTCGTTCCAAATCCGACCCGACGGTGTCCGTCGACGCGGCGGTCGTTGCCGAATCGCAAACCGAAGCGATGACGCAACTGGACGAAATGGCGAAGCAATTGCAAGACAATCGGTCACAGCAATTCGCCGCCGAAGGCCTGTCGTTGATGGAACGATCGGCAAAGACATTGTCCAACGTTGCCGAATCGATCGACATGCAGGGCGAAGAACGCGTCCAGACGCTACGCGATGCTTTGGACGCCCAGCAAAGCGCTTACCAAAAACTGCTGCAATTGCGTGGCCGCGAATTTCAGGTTTCGCGTTCACAACAAAACCGATCTCAAAGCAGCAGCAGCGGCTCGCAAAGCCAAAACCGACAGCGTCGTCTGCAACAATTGCAATTGGAAAGCGACCCCAGCCGGTACGAGAGTCAACAGCAAGCGGAATCGCCCAGTGAACCAGCCGAGCAACGCGAAACGCGACAAGTGTTGAATCGATTGCGTGAACTGGCACGTCGCCAGCAAGACTTGAATCAACAATTGGCGACGCTGCAGTCGGCTTTGCAAAATGCGGAAGACGATGAAGAACGCCAGCAGTTGCAGCGACAACTGGAACGATTGCGGCAGCAGCAAGAAGAATTGCTGCGAGAAACTGACGAATTGAATCAACGTATGCAATCGCCCGTCAATCAGTCACAGATGTCACAGCAATCGCAGCAACTGGAACAGACCCGCGAAAATGTTCGTCAAGCCAGCGAGGCGTTGCAGCAAAGCGATGTCGGCGGCGCGCTGTCAGCAGGGAAGCGGGCTGAACGCGAATTCGAACAGCTTCGTGACGAAGTACGGCAACAGGCGGCCGGCCAATTCGACGATCAAATGCGGCAACTGCAACAACAGGCTCGTGATCTGGAACAACAGCAACGCGAAATCAATGAAGGCCAACGCGAAGAATCATCACAGCGACAACCCGGACTGCGACGCGAGCAAGGTGATGATTCGCTGCTGCAACAGATTCGCCGCCAACGCGAAGACCTGGACGATTTGATGGACCAGATCCAAGACACCGTCCAACAGGCGGAAACAGCCGAACCCTTGTTGGCGCAGAAGTTGTACGACGGGTACCGCCGCGGCAAGCAATCGCGAATCGATCAGGCACTGTCCAACATGGACCAGTTGGTACAACGCGGATTCGAAGACGAGTCTCGACCGCTGGGCGAACAAGCCCTGCAAGCCATCGAAACGCTTCGGCAAGACGTGGATCAGGCGGCCGAGTCCGTGCTGGGTGATCCGACCGAAGGGTTGCGTCGCGCCGCTGACAAGCTGGAGCGATTGGACGAAAGCCTGAAGACCGAACGCGGCGACCGCCAAGCGTCGGCGGAAGACACGGCATCCGGCGAAGCATCAAGCGAAGAACAGGCATCGTCCGATGGGCGTCGGACAGATGATGAAGGATCACGGCAAAATCCTGATGGTCCCGATACGCCATCCGGCGAAGATTCAGGGACGTCGCCAGGGCAACGCCCGCAAGCACAGCAGCAATCGGATCAGCAACAAGGCCAGCGCTCTCAAAGCCAGCGCTCTCAGGGTCAGCAACAACAACAGCAGCAGCAACAACAGGGCCGATCGGGCCAAGGACAGGCCTCAGACGGCCAGTCGGAACAAAGTCAGCCGCGTGAGAGGCAACCAGGACAAGCGGGGCAACGTCCGCCACAAGCGTCATCCGATGGCCAGCGGGGCGGGACTTCGCAATCGCCGCAGCAAGGCACGCCACGCCAGCGTCCGTCGTTGCGTGGCGGTCCGGCACCGAACGATCGTCGTGGCGCCGAGGGTGGCGGTGGCCAAATCATGCATGGCGGTGAAAGCCCGGACGAAGGCCGACCGATGGCGGGACCGTTCAACGGAAATGCTTACAGCGAATGGACCGATGAACTTCGTGACGTCGAAGAAATGCTAGAAACGCCCGAGTTGCGATCACGGGCCACACAGATCCGCGATCGTGCCCGCGAATTGCGTCGCGAACAAATCCGCCATTCACAACCGCCGCAGTGGGAAGTCGTCGACGAGATGATCGCAACGCCGCTGCGCGAACTGCGTCGCGCCGTTCGTGAAGAATTGATGCGGCGTACGGCGGAAAAGAATTCCAAGGTCCCCATCGACCGGGATCCGGTTCCCGGCCGGTTTGCCGATGCGGTCCAGCGGTACTATGAAAACTTGGGCAGCGGCCAAGTCAGTTCGGGGGACCGCCAGCCTTGA
- a CDS encoding glutamine amidotransferase: MTFDLLPKNIILQSPDWAPVAFLLLGIIALLVVINYWRMRAAWWVKCLGVLLKLTALVLLAACIVQPMVQARRPRPQANLLPILVDDSRSMQLKADRGDRTRGESVQRWLDRESGWMVRVAQDFDVRPYRFAARLDQMADPADLTFDGGASTLRTSLVQLQQRFARRPMAGVVLMTDGNATDDAVDGFQWDELGFPVYPVVPDSVRTPDDLRINSVAVRQTDFETSPVTVTVSAQASDDDLSEIQMRLIDCVSGTVVAEQSVAAGADGRTFQSRFQFRPQQSGVNFYEVSVFDQRDRDRFPATVGKPDSDEAETASRWEATLLNNRRLVAVDRRGGPYRVLYMAGRPNWDFKFMRRALQEDAEIDLVGLLRIANKEPKFTFRDSTINETNPLFAGLGQDEEETAEQYDEPVVIRLGIKDSDELSDGFPDTAEELFAYHAVILDDIEPTFFTADQLLLLRRFVAARGGALMLMGGAESFGASDFANTPLGEMSPVYAPRRAMFSDERSVPKRDRKLELTREGMLSPWVRLRDNESAERQRLDRMPAFRTVNPVGDIKPGAQTMLMLRDEDGNRVPGLVVQRFGNGRTAAWTIADAWRWSMRRDRSANDDPGQAWRQTTHWLVGEVPRRVQLQLEGGRSLGSPVQITVDCRDAEYLPLDNASIDLKVQQQRFGTTDKPAKQAPDSLDVQLQPSETEPGKYVGRFWPRAEGAYRFTADVQAEDGSPVGRAETGWVSRSDASEFERLAWDRDGLAEIARQTGGEVISAGDLSSFSKSLPNRKVPVTEIWQYPLWHQPWVLCIAMACLCGEWTLRRWQGAR, from the coding sequence TTGACGTTCGATTTGTTGCCGAAAAACATCATCCTGCAGTCGCCCGATTGGGCGCCCGTCGCGTTTTTGCTGTTGGGCATCATCGCGTTGCTGGTCGTTATCAACTACTGGCGGATGCGGGCCGCTTGGTGGGTCAAGTGTCTCGGTGTCTTGTTAAAGCTGACGGCGCTGGTGTTGCTTGCCGCCTGCATCGTTCAACCGATGGTCCAGGCACGGCGTCCGAGACCACAGGCGAATCTGTTGCCCATCTTGGTCGACGACAGTCGCAGCATGCAGTTGAAAGCGGATCGGGGTGACCGGACACGTGGCGAATCGGTTCAACGGTGGTTGGATCGCGAAAGCGGTTGGATGGTACGCGTCGCACAGGACTTTGATGTGCGTCCCTATCGTTTCGCCGCACGACTGGACCAAATGGCGGATCCCGCCGATCTGACGTTCGATGGCGGTGCGTCGACGCTACGCACCAGTCTGGTTCAGCTTCAGCAACGCTTCGCCCGGCGTCCGATGGCCGGAGTCGTCTTGATGACCGACGGCAACGCAACCGACGATGCGGTGGACGGTTTTCAGTGGGACGAATTGGGATTTCCTGTCTATCCGGTCGTCCCCGATTCGGTTCGCACGCCGGATGATTTGCGGATCAACAGCGTCGCCGTCCGGCAGACCGATTTTGAAACGTCGCCCGTGACGGTGACAGTCTCCGCCCAGGCATCTGACGATGATTTGTCAGAGATTCAGATGCGGTTGATCGATTGCGTTTCAGGCACCGTCGTGGCAGAACAATCGGTTGCCGCCGGTGCCGACGGTCGTACGTTCCAGTCGCGTTTCCAATTTCGTCCCCAGCAATCCGGTGTCAACTTTTACGAAGTGTCGGTGTTCGACCAACGCGATCGTGATCGTTTTCCCGCGACGGTCGGCAAACCGGATTCGGATGAAGCGGAAACCGCCAGCCGCTGGGAAGCCACGTTGTTGAACAACCGTCGTCTGGTCGCGGTCGACCGACGGGGCGGACCCTATCGTGTTTTGTACATGGCCGGGCGTCCGAACTGGGATTTCAAATTCATGCGGCGCGCCCTTCAGGAGGATGCCGAGATTGATTTGGTGGGGTTGTTGCGAATCGCCAACAAGGAACCGAAATTCACGTTTCGCGATTCCACAATCAATGAGACCAATCCGCTGTTTGCGGGGCTGGGACAGGACGAAGAAGAGACCGCCGAACAGTACGACGAACCGGTCGTGATCCGACTGGGTATCAAGGATTCCGATGAACTTAGCGATGGGTTTCCCGACACCGCGGAGGAACTGTTCGCCTATCACGCCGTGATTTTGGACGACATCGAACCGACGTTCTTCACCGCAGACCAACTGTTGTTGCTGCGTCGCTTTGTGGCTGCACGCGGCGGCGCGCTGATGTTGATGGGGGGCGCCGAATCGTTCGGCGCGTCGGATTTTGCGAACACGCCTTTGGGCGAAATGTCGCCGGTCTATGCACCCCGACGTGCGATGTTCAGCGATGAACGATCCGTCCCGAAACGCGATCGCAAGTTGGAACTGACCCGCGAAGGCATGCTCAGCCCCTGGGTCCGGTTGCGTGACAACGAATCAGCCGAAAGGCAACGATTGGATCGGATGCCCGCCTTTCGAACCGTCAATCCGGTCGGCGACATCAAGCCGGGGGCCCAGACGATGTTGATGTTGCGGGATGAAGATGGCAATCGGGTCCCGGGCTTGGTCGTCCAGCGTTTTGGAAACGGACGCACCGCTGCATGGACGATCGCAGACGCATGGCGGTGGTCGATGCGGCGCGACCGTTCGGCCAACGACGATCCCGGCCAGGCATGGCGTCAAACCACGCACTGGTTGGTCGGTGAAGTTCCGCGTCGGGTGCAACTTCAGTTGGAAGGCGGACGGTCGCTCGGCAGCCCGGTTCAAATCACCGTCGATTGTCGTGATGCAGAATATTTGCCGTTGGACAACGCATCCATCGATTTGAAAGTCCAACAACAGCGATTCGGCACCACGGATAAGCCCGCCAAGCAGGCCCCCGATAGTCTGGACGTTCAGCTTCAGCCTAGTGAGACAGAGCCTGGCAAGTACGTCGGTCGTTTCTGGCCGCGGGCCGAAGGTGCGTATCGATTCACCGCGGATGTACAGGCGGAAGACGGCAGTCCGGTGGGACGTGCGGAGACCGGTTGGGTCAGCCGAAGTGATGCCAGCGAATTCGAACGCTTGGCTTGGGATCGTGATGGGTTGGCGGAAATCGCCCGACAAACGGGCGGCGAGGTGATCTCCGCAGGCGATTTGAGCTCCTTTTCCAAATCATTGCCCAATCGAAAGGTACCCGTGACTGAGATTTGGCAGTATCCGTTGTGGCACCAACCTTGGGTGCTGTGCATCGCCATGGCATGTTTGTGCGGCGAATGGACGTTGCGTCGCTGGCAAGGAGCACGCTGA